A part of Desulfotomaculum nigrificans DSM 574 genomic DNA contains:
- a CDS encoding phosphate ABC transporter substrate-binding protein, with translation MKFKRLMVVAICLALLATAIGCGKTANQAKDTTEKSAEIKGSITAVGSTALQPLVEQAANQFMSKNPGAQITVQGGGSGTGLTQVSSGAAQIGNSDIFAEEKEGIDAGALTDTKVAVVGFAAVANPDVGVDNLTKQQLIDIFTGKITNWKEVGGKDQKIVVVNRAKGSGTRATFKKYALDNNEETKGLEEDSSGTVKKIIKETPGAISYLALSYVDDSMKALKIDGVEPTKENITSGKYNIWSYEHMYTKGKPEGAVKAFLDYMLSDEVQTTLVPKLGYIPVKDMKVTREAK, from the coding sequence ATGAAATTTAAACGGTTGATGGTTGTAGCAATTTGCCTGGCTCTTTTGGCAACTGCCATAGGTTGTGGAAAAACAGCTAACCAGGCCAAAGACACCACAGAGAAAAGTGCCGAGATAAAAGGTTCTATCACAGCAGTTGGTTCCACCGCATTACAACCTCTGGTGGAACAGGCAGCTAACCAGTTTATGAGTAAAAACCCCGGTGCGCAAATAACTGTGCAAGGCGGCGGTAGTGGAACCGGTCTGACCCAGGTGAGCAGCGGTGCTGCCCAAATTGGCAACTCTGACATCTTTGCTGAAGAAAAAGAGGGTATTGATGCCGGCGCCTTAACCGATACCAAGGTAGCCGTGGTAGGTTTTGCCGCAGTGGCTAACCCCGATGTGGGTGTAGATAATCTGACCAAGCAGCAACTAATCGATATCTTTACCGGTAAAATTACCAACTGGAAAGAGGTTGGCGGAAAAGATCAAAAAATAGTGGTAGTAAACAGAGCTAAAGGTTCCGGCACCCGGGCTACTTTTAAAAAGTATGCTTTAGATAACAATGAAGAAACCAAAGGTTTAGAAGAAGACTCCTCCGGTACCGTTAAGAAAATTATTAAGGAAACCCCCGGTGCCATCAGTTACCTGGCCTTATCTTATGTTGATGATAGCATGAAAGCTTTAAAAATTGATGGTGTAGAACCCACCAAAGAAAATATTACTTCCGGTAAATACAATATTTGGTCCTACGAGCATATGTACACTAAAGGCAAGCCGGAAGGTGCAGTTAAGGCTTTCTTAGATTACATGCTGTCCGATGAAGTACAAACAACCCTGGTCCCCAAACTTGGTTATATCCCTGTTAAAGATATGAAAGTAACCAGAGAAGCAAAATAA
- a CDS encoding amino acid permease gives MSAKESNLLPEVETTGEGLQRGLKSRHLQLIALGGIIGSGYFLGTGYVIDSAGPAATLAYLLGGLIVLCVMLCMGELAVAIPISRSFVTYANDFISPAWACGVGWSYWLTWVFYVPAEMIAAGIIMNNFFPAVDTMWWAIGFGLIITIINLSYVGTFGELEFWLAIIKILAIIMFVITAALIFLGVIGNGGFKGTSILLGNGGFTPKGSWAILLTMVIILVNFQGSEIIGLAAGESKEPEKTIPVAIKNVTWRIIALYIVPLFLLVCIFPWGEAGLQESVFAAALNSYGFKWAGGLFSFVVLTAAISCSNSGLYGCTRAVYALAREGMAPRFLGKLNKNGVPQNATLLSIAGCWICVLAYTFDTSETIYTYLLALSGFAGAIAWISICWSQLNFRRRLEREGFDTRKLKFRTPLFPYLTHFAIWVQVACLGIIAFNEELRISFYIGLPLLLLPIIWYKVLGYKLKPAEAGRVKYEDVFKVEPEM, from the coding sequence ATGTCAGCGAAAGAGAGCAATTTACTGCCAGAGGTTGAAACCACCGGTGAGGGTCTGCAGAGGGGGCTAAAGTCCAGGCACTTACAATTAATTGCCCTGGGAGGCATAATTGGTAGCGGGTACTTTCTAGGAACTGGTTATGTCATTGATTCAGCAGGTCCGGCGGCTACTTTGGCTTACTTGTTAGGTGGACTGATTGTACTTTGTGTGATGCTTTGTATGGGTGAACTGGCGGTGGCCATACCAATTTCCCGTTCCTTTGTTACCTACGCCAATGATTTTATTTCACCGGCCTGGGCTTGCGGTGTGGGATGGTCCTACTGGTTGACCTGGGTATTTTATGTACCGGCGGAGATGATTGCCGCAGGTATCATCATGAATAACTTTTTCCCGGCTGTGGACACGATGTGGTGGGCCATTGGTTTCGGACTAATTATTACGATTATTAACCTTTCTTATGTGGGTACCTTTGGTGAGTTGGAGTTCTGGCTGGCTATTATTAAAATTTTGGCCATCATTATGTTTGTGATTACTGCTGCCTTGATCTTTTTAGGAGTAATTGGTAACGGCGGATTTAAAGGTACCTCTATCTTGCTTGGTAACGGTGGCTTCACCCCCAAGGGGTCCTGGGCTATTCTTTTAACGATGGTAATTATTCTGGTTAATTTCCAGGGCTCGGAAATTATCGGCCTAGCTGCCGGGGAGAGTAAAGAGCCGGAAAAGACCATTCCGGTGGCCATTAAAAATGTAACCTGGCGAATCATTGCTCTCTATATCGTTCCCTTGTTCTTACTGGTGTGTATTTTCCCATGGGGCGAGGCTGGTCTGCAAGAAAGTGTTTTTGCGGCCGCCCTCAATTCCTATGGTTTTAAGTGGGCTGGCGGTTTGTTTTCCTTCGTGGTGCTGACTGCGGCCATATCCTGCTCCAACTCGGGACTTTATGGCTGTACCAGGGCAGTTTATGCCCTGGCCAGAGAAGGCATGGCCCCGAGGTTCCTGGGGAAACTCAATAAAAACGGGGTACCCCAGAATGCTACCCTACTTTCCATTGCCGGCTGCTGGATTTGTGTGTTAGCCTATACCTTTGATACCAGCGAAACAATTTATACCTATTTACTGGCCTTGTCCGGATTCGCCGGTGCCATTGCCTGGATTTCTATTTGCTGGTCCCAGCTCAATTTCCGCCGCAGGTTGGAAAGAGAGGGTTTTGACACCCGGAAACTCAAGTTTCGTACGCCGCTGTTCCCTTATTTAACCCATTTTGCCATTTGGGTGCAAGTGGCCTGTTTGGGTATCATTGCCTTTAACGAAGAGTTGCGAATTTCCTTTTACATTGGTTTGCCACTGCTGCTCCTGCCGATTATTTGGTATAAAGTATTGGGTTATAAACTAAAACCGGCAGAGGCAGGCAGGGTTAAATATGAGGATGTTTTTAAGGTGGAGCCTGAGATGTAG